TCTTCCAATGAGCTCATATTGAATGTGAGCTCTACGTGGATTCCACCATTTCAAGCTCGCAATATATACTTGTTAGATTGCAAAGTGGGACCCGAGTTTCCGAGATGGCTTCAAACACAAAGGAACATTACCAGATTGAAAATGTCAAATGCGAGCATATCAGATGACATTCCCGATTGGCTCTACGACATTTTCTCTAACATTGAAATTTTAGATATCTCAAGCAACATGCTAAGAGGCCAAGTTCCCCAAGATATCGGAGACAAGATGCCACAGTTAACAATATTGAGACTTTCAGGTAATGATCTCACCGGTGGCATTCCAAATTCTTTGTGTAAGTTAAATCGACTGTATGGAATTAGCctctcaaagaatcaactgtcTGGGAAACTTCCTCGATGTTGGGGAGCGTCGCAAGTGTTGGAATATTTGTTTTTTGGGGATAACAAGTTAAATGGCCAGATTCCAATATCCTTGTGCCATCTTCAGCAATTGTCCGCTCTTAGCCTACACAGAAATGGCTTTACTGGAGAAATCCCAAACTGTTTGTTAAATATGCGGCCAATGGAGGTCCTTGATCTAAGCGACAATGAATTCACAGGTAGGTTACCACCATTTGGGCCACAATCATCAAATTTGTTAGTGAtcaatttagagaaaaatcgcTTTGTTGGGGGCATTCCTCCCCAATATTGCCAACTTATACTTCTCCAGTTCTTGAGCCTAGCACATAATTACATTTCTGGACCCATTCCCAATTGTTTTGACGGGTTCTTGTCTATGGTTAATGCGGATGaggtatatttttatttgtatggTGTCGATGTTATGGTTAACACAAAGGGAACTAGCCAAATCTTTGGGATTACGCTTGAATACTTCCGCTCAATCGATCTTTCAGCAAACATGTTGGATGGGCAAATACCAAAAGAGTTCACTAAGCTCGTCCGACTTCAAAATCTGAACCTTTCTCAGAATAAGTTGAGTGGATATATCCCCTCAAATATTGGTGACCTGAAAAACTTAGAATCTCTTGATCTTTCCAGAAACAAATTGTCAGGTACCATCCCTCTGGGCATATCCAGCATGGACTTCCTTAGTCATCTCAATCTGTCCTTCAATAGACTCTCTGGCCCTATTCCGTCTGGCAATCATCTACGCACCGTGGACGATGAATCGGTTTATCGCGGCAATGACAAGCTCTGTGGAGCTCCTCTTCTAAATACTTGTCCTGGAGACGAGCCACCCGGTAGTGATGGGTGCGACGGTGATAATTTCGGTGGAGATAAGCCTAGCAAAGGTGATTTCGATATCCGCAATTGGTTCTATGCGGGATTGGGGCCTGGCTTTACGGTGGGATTTCTAGGATTTTGTAGCGTCCTGCACTTCAAGGGATCTTGGAGGGTCTCTTACTTTCAAGCGATGGATAAGGCCATTGAGAAATTTTCAATGACAACAATGATCCTCAAGAGAACATTCCCACGACGTGAAAAGGAGCTTGTTTAGCAGGTAATACTTGCCCCTTTCTTGCTAACCAATTTCTTGCATCTTTTCTTGGTTGAAGCCATTGTTGATTATTTTGGGCATGTGTACCAGAAGAGTTAAGAGAGCTGGAGAAACTTGCCCCACTTTGAAGAACTGCTTCGGGTTATCAGATGGACAGAATAAAATACGTTCACATCAATAAACAAAACGTGTTTTAAGCCttcgacttttctttttcctctcttgttaATTTCTAGCGTGTGGCAGAATGAATATGTTTAGTTTTGTTGACTGGTCAAGGTGGAAGGAACTACTGTTGAAGATACGCTCCTATTTTTGATCAACCCCGTTAGAAATTTGCATGATTTAAAATTTGGGAGTGTATCGAGTGCACTACACATGTAATGCATTGTCACAGTAaataagatttgattgcataagTGTGGCCGAAAATTTTTCTGAGCATACTAACGAATCTTTTCACAAAGCCATTAAGAAGTTAAAGGCATCATCGATTTTCACAAACCAACTTAAAGGTGAGTATCAAGAAGCATACTTCCCTAGTTTGTTTAGATAGTATCTTCATTATAAATTTTAACTAGATTGCGCAAAGACAAATTGTTAGTATTTTAAGCATGGGACTAGATATGTCAtctgaattttcttatcaaGGAAACAACGTTAAATGCACTTATTAGAAAGATTATTATCCAATGAATGAGCTCAATTATCCTATCACCATCGAGGTTAAATTATTCTGAAAAGCCCTAAAAATTAGTCTCCCTAATCACTTCTTACGAGGCTTCTAATCATTTAACTATACAATGACATGATTGATCATCACGCTACATCTCCGGTTTTTCACGGAAATCCATGACACATATCGCACTTCCATGTGACCCTGTCATTGAAAATTGAATAATGTACGTGCACAACGTACAACTAATAAtctatttataa
This Eucalyptus grandis isolate ANBG69807.140 chromosome 7, ASM1654582v1, whole genome shotgun sequence DNA region includes the following protein-coding sequences:
- the LOC108956681 gene encoding receptor-like protein EIX2: MASYDSLVSTILWAIFVIQVIEFSHSNASTNVSTNVSCIGVEREALLKFKHGLTDPSRRLSSWIGEECCKWEGVECNKKTGHVLKLDLHNPCIEEIDINGFVPSDKCKLGGNIVPSLTELKYLKYLDLSVNNFSTQKIPMFFASLQKLEYLNLSDASLNGDIPKQLSNLSKLQYLDLSRNPYTALNDFDWVSKLSSLKYLHMSSVDLYKVKDWIGCINMLPSLQSLGLSYCNLQDISSSLQANFTSLRFLSIGANLLSSIPPWVYNCSKLEHIDLSGLYEIRESSGGIQGHFPTAIIENNQRLVFLDVSWNSLQGDFPKNLSSLCKLQSLRLNQNFLNGNISDILGNSLGCSQTKWKIFDVSANNISGNLPNQFKDFKELEYLDLSFNLIFGSIPTNLVELSSLRTFDLRHNKVSGTIPESIGQLSNLKHIFLSRNSLYGVVSELHFKNLKSLTRLDISSNELILNVSSTWIPPFQARNIYLLDCKVGPEFPRWLQTQRNITRLKMSNASISDDIPDWLYDIFSNIEILDISSNMLRGQVPQDIGDKMPQLTILRLSGNDLTGGIPNSLCKLNRLYGISLSKNQLSGKLPRCWGASQVLEYLFFGDNKLNGQIPISLCHLQQLSALSLHRNGFTGEIPNCLLNMRPMEVLDLSDNEFTGRLPPFGPQSSNLLVINLEKNRFVGGIPPQYCQLILLQFLSLAHNYISGPIPNCFDGFLSMVNADEVYFYLYGVDVMVNTKGTSQIFGITLEYFRSIDLSANMLDGQIPKEFTKLVRLQNLNLSQNKLSGYIPSNIGDLKNLESLDLSRNKLSGTIPLGISSMDFLSHLNLSFNRLSGPIPSGNHLRTVDDESVYRGNDKLCGAPLLNTCPGDEPPGSDGCDGDNFGGDKPSKGDFDIRNWFYAGLGPGFTVGFLGFCSVLHFKGSWRVSYFQAMDKAIEKFSMTTMILKRTFPRREKELV